In Halomonas alkalicola, the following proteins share a genomic window:
- a CDS encoding nucleoside deaminase produces the protein METLLNAGTEVTGAALAAIAHMPTASLPVLMDDDFARRLSDADLMRIAVLLAQKSHDEGGCPIGAVIIDNATRRIVGKGHNTLVQENHPYNHGETSAMRDAGRLDFGRTTLFTSLTSLSPCQVCATLLYMRGVSRVVVGDVTNASGTEALLREKGVQVEILEDPRGIELYARFRAGNPELDLEDWKGLSATQRP, from the coding sequence ATGGAAACGCTGTTGAATGCCGGTACAGAGGTGACCGGGGCGGCACTGGCCGCCATCGCCCATATGCCGACCGCCAGCCTGCCGGTGCTGATGGATGACGATTTCGCCCGGCGGCTCTCCGATGCCGACCTGATGCGCATCGCGGTGCTGCTGGCGCAGAAGAGCCATGACGAGGGCGGCTGCCCGATCGGGGCGGTGATCATCGACAACGCCACCCGGCGCATCGTCGGCAAGGGGCACAACACCCTGGTGCAGGAGAATCACCCCTACAACCACGGCGAGACCTCGGCCATGCGCGATGCCGGCCGCCTCGACTTCGGTAGGACGACGCTCTTCACCTCGCTCACCTCGCTGAGCCCCTGCCAGGTATGCGCCACGCTGCTCTACATGCGCGGCGTCTCGCGGGTGGTGGTGGGCGATGTCACCAACGCCTCGGGCACCGAGGCCCTGCTGCGGGAGAAGGGCGTACAGGTGGAGATCCTCGAGGACCCCCGCGGCATCGAGCTCTACGCCCGCTTCCGCGCCGGCAACCCCGAGCTCGACCTGGAGGACTGGAAGGGGCTGAGTGCCACCCAGCGGCCGTGA